In a genomic window of Dyadobacter fermentans DSM 18053:
- a CDS encoding sensor histidine kinase: MESTENKFITTRSKSIVLASFSFVMFYVFTYMLDPRDVWWTNYFNRPINEMLAEWILTLLFCVLISLGSVSIHARLNRFIPWLEKPRRRLLLETVLNISFVVLLIILLVVLIRALPQNANASTSEEDIASFWQAVTVSIFMALIISAVHTGDYLITNWKNAALEATQHKLKSAQHKQAAAEAELEALKLQIDPHFVFNNLSVLSELILEDQQLGYNYSENFAKVYRYLLTNSKKDLIKLDDEMKFLNAYIFLLRQRAGNGIAFEIDINPSHLALQLPPMTVQLLIENAMKHNQFVKTNPLRIEIKSGVEMDLIISNTVIPLQKKEESSGLGLKNIRERYLLLSDREPHISASDTRFSVSIPLIKS, encoded by the coding sequence ATGGAGAGTACAGAAAATAAGTTTATCACCACCCGAAGCAAGTCTATCGTCCTTGCTTCATTCTCGTTTGTGATGTTTTACGTTTTCACCTACATGCTTGATCCGCGGGATGTATGGTGGACGAATTACTTCAACCGGCCGATCAATGAGATGCTGGCAGAGTGGATCCTGACTTTATTGTTTTGTGTATTAATATCCCTGGGGAGCGTTTCCATCCATGCAAGACTAAACCGGTTTATCCCATGGCTTGAAAAGCCCCGGAGACGATTGCTGCTGGAAACTGTGCTGAATATTTCCTTTGTGGTCCTGCTTATCATTTTGCTCGTCGTGCTCATCAGGGCATTACCACAGAATGCCAATGCATCTACCAGCGAGGAGGATATAGCAAGTTTTTGGCAGGCAGTGACGGTGAGCATTTTCATGGCGCTCATTATCAGCGCCGTGCATACCGGCGATTACCTGATCACCAACTGGAAGAATGCCGCGCTCGAAGCGACGCAGCACAAACTCAAATCCGCCCAGCACAAGCAGGCAGCGGCCGAAGCAGAGCTCGAAGCGCTCAAATTGCAGATTGATCCCCATTTTGTATTTAATAACCTGAGTGTCCTTTCCGAACTGATCCTGGAAGACCAGCAACTGGGCTATAATTACTCGGAAAATTTCGCCAAGGTTTACCGGTATCTTTTAACGAATTCAAAAAAAGACCTGATCAAATTGGACGATGAAATGAAATTTCTGAATGCGTATATTTTCCTGCTCCGGCAGCGTGCAGGAAATGGCATCGCCTTCGAGATCGACATCAACCCCTCCCATCTTGCATTACAACTTCCTCCGATGACCGTGCAGCTTCTGATCGAAAACGCGATGAAGCACAACCAGTTTGTAAAAACCAACCCGCTGAGAATTGAAATAAAAAGCGGCGTAGAAATGGACCTGATCATTTCCAACACCGTGATACCATTGCAGAAAAAGGAAGAATCGTCCGGTTTAGGCCTTAAAAACATTCGCGAGCGGTATTTGCTATTATCGGATCGCGAGCCGCATATCAGCGCCAGCGACACCCGGTTTTCCGTATCGATACCCCTGATAAAATCATGA
- a CDS encoding efflux RND transporter periplasmic adaptor subunit yields the protein MFKRSFKSIHFLTGLWLLSASTALLSCTSQAEQGQAGQMPPQETDFIEMTSGSAPVQTSYPGSIEGSVNVDVKAQVNGYLEAIYVKEGDYVQKGQSLFKIKGEVFNEQVNNSSAGLESALAAEANAALEVEKLRPLVEGKVVSDMQLKTAQASYEAAKAQVAQAKAMLGSSKINADFALIKAPVSGYIGRIPNRVGNLVTPADAMPLTTLSEINNVFVYFSMSEADFIGFKKAGPAKDQVVELIMADGSTYTHKGKLESASGNLDRTTGSMSMKAVFPNPDKILRSGGSGRIVIHQTLDKVMTLPMASVKDIQDRLFVYKLGDSSKVAMVPIEVAGTSGNNYLVKAGLQQGDKVALNRIDVLYEGTPVAAKMVPADSLSK from the coding sequence ATGTTTAAGCGCAGTTTTAAATCAATACACTTCCTCACAGGCCTTTGGCTACTTTCAGCTTCTACCGCATTACTATCCTGTACTTCGCAGGCCGAACAAGGCCAGGCGGGCCAGATGCCGCCGCAGGAAACGGACTTCATCGAAATGACATCAGGCAGCGCACCCGTGCAGACGAGCTATCCGGGATCCATCGAAGGGAGTGTGAATGTAGATGTGAAGGCGCAGGTAAATGGGTACCTGGAAGCCATCTATGTGAAAGAAGGCGATTACGTGCAAAAAGGCCAGTCGCTTTTCAAAATTAAAGGAGAAGTCTTCAACGAGCAGGTCAATAACAGCTCCGCAGGACTGGAGTCGGCCCTGGCCGCCGAGGCGAATGCGGCCCTGGAAGTTGAAAAGCTCCGCCCATTGGTGGAAGGTAAGGTCGTGTCCGACATGCAGTTGAAAACAGCGCAGGCCAGCTACGAAGCCGCCAAAGCGCAGGTGGCCCAGGCGAAGGCAATGCTGGGATCTTCCAAAATCAATGCGGACTTTGCGTTGATCAAAGCCCCGGTAAGCGGGTATATCGGTAGAATCCCGAACCGCGTGGGTAACCTGGTCACGCCCGCCGACGCGATGCCGCTGACAACCTTGTCTGAAATTAATAACGTATTCGTTTACTTTTCCATGAGCGAGGCCGATTTCATCGGTTTCAAAAAGGCCGGTCCGGCCAAAGACCAGGTAGTGGAACTGATTATGGCCGACGGCAGCACGTATACCCACAAGGGTAAGCTCGAAAGCGCCAGCGGCAATCTGGACCGCACCACGGGCAGCATGAGCATGAAAGCCGTGTTCCCCAACCCCGACAAGATCCTGCGTTCGGGCGGCTCGGGAAGGATTGTGATCCACCAAACGCTTGATAAGGTGATGACACTCCCGATGGCGAGCGTGAAAGACATTCAGGACAGGCTGTTCGTGTACAAACTCGGCGACAGCAGCAAGGTAGCCATGGTGCCCATTGAAGTAGCAGGCACATCGGGCAACAACTACCTGGTAAAGGCCGGCTTGCAGCAAGGGGACAAGGTCGCGCTCAACCGCATTGATGTACTTTATGAAGGCACGCCCGTTGCAGCCAAAATGGTGCCGGCCGACTCGCTTTCGAAATAA
- a CDS encoding efflux RND transporter permease subunit translates to MLKKIIDRPVMATVISVVLLMLGILGLMRLPVTRFPDISPPTVMVSGTYPGGNSEAVIRSVVTPLEEQINGVENMQYIKSTASNDGSFSISVIFKQGVDPDQAAVNVQNRVQQATPILPQEVIQMGLTTSKQQNSMIMIFNVYTTDNAKYDELFLQNYVNINLVPQIKRVPGVGQAQAFGSKDYSMRVWLNPQKMASFGLVPSDVNQAIADQSFEAAPGKLGQESTAALEYVMRYKGKKNQPAEYENIIVKSNGTELVRLKDVARIEFGSLNYSGNSLSNGKNAVTVAILQTTGSNANEIEIGVSDVLQKASKTFPPGIKYTSLMSTKERLDEATSQVKSTLVEAFILVFIVVFLFLQDFRSTIIPAIAVPVAIIGTFFFLMAFGFTINVLTLFALVLAIGIVVDDAIVVVEAVHAKMDGSNMSGKEATHSAMGEITGAVISITLVMSAVFIPIGFMTGSSGIFYKQFAYTLAIAIIISAVNALTLTPALCALLLKNNHAEGHGDKQHNAGFGKRFFTAFNAGFDNLTGRYIRGLNFLINRKWLGAGLVVTITAIAGWLMLSTPKSFVPMEDDGFIIYSLSMPPGTALDRTTEAALKIEKILSQTEAVETSSNITGFNILSNSASPAYGLGFIKLKKKEDRGAVKDIDQIMANLTAAFSGIKEGTVMAFRSPPVEGYGVTGGAEIVLQDKTGKDANALKEMSDKVIGQIMQQPGVQYAYTTFRTDYPQLEMEVDQDKAKQMGVSVSGMMNTIQTYFAGDQTQNFTRFGKFYRVSVKADGVYRMDEKALNEIFVRNDQNQMVPVNALVKLHKVYGPESVNRHNLFNALTISVVPLPGSSSGDIMDNLEKNVLDKLPSDYGYEWTGLSLEEKSAGNQTVFILALCMLFVYFLLAAQYESYLLPLAVLLSIPTGIVGSFAATKFIGLDNNIYVQVGLIMLVGLLAKNAILIVEFAVQRRAGGLSIVESAIEGARSRLRPIIMTSLAFIVGMIPLMIATGGSAMGNRSISTGAAMGMLSGVVLGVFVIPLLYILFQFLQEKISGKKPAAALPVND, encoded by the coding sequence ATGTTAAAAAAGATTATAGACCGGCCGGTAATGGCCACGGTGATATCCGTTGTGCTGCTGATGCTGGGTATTCTCGGCCTGATGCGCCTGCCGGTAACCCGCTTTCCCGACATTTCCCCGCCCACGGTGATGGTATCGGGTACCTATCCGGGTGGTAACAGTGAAGCGGTGATCCGCTCGGTAGTAACCCCGCTGGAAGAACAGATCAACGGCGTGGAGAATATGCAATACATCAAATCAACCGCCAGTAATGATGGTTCGTTTTCGATTTCAGTGATTTTCAAGCAAGGTGTGGACCCGGACCAGGCGGCTGTGAATGTGCAGAACCGCGTGCAGCAGGCCACGCCGATATTGCCGCAGGAAGTGATCCAGATGGGGCTTACCACTTCCAAGCAGCAGAATAGCATGATCATGATTTTCAATGTATACACCACCGACAATGCAAAATACGATGAGCTGTTCCTGCAAAACTATGTCAATATCAACCTGGTGCCGCAAATCAAGCGCGTGCCGGGCGTGGGACAGGCACAGGCATTCGGTTCCAAGGATTATTCGATGCGCGTTTGGCTCAATCCGCAGAAAATGGCCAGTTTCGGACTGGTGCCTTCGGATGTGAACCAGGCCATCGCCGACCAGAGCTTCGAAGCTGCCCCCGGCAAACTGGGGCAGGAGTCTACCGCTGCGTTGGAATATGTCATGCGGTACAAAGGCAAGAAAAATCAGCCGGCAGAGTACGAGAATATCATCGTCAAAAGTAACGGCACGGAACTGGTCCGCCTGAAAGACGTGGCCCGTATCGAATTCGGGTCTTTGAATTACAGTGGTAATTCTTTGTCCAATGGCAAAAACGCCGTCACGGTTGCGATCCTGCAAACGACCGGCTCCAATGCGAACGAGATCGAGATCGGCGTAAGCGATGTGTTGCAGAAGGCTTCCAAAACTTTCCCTCCCGGCATTAAGTACACCAGCCTGATGAGTACCAAAGAACGGCTCGACGAAGCGACCAGCCAGGTGAAATCGACGCTGGTGGAAGCATTTATACTGGTATTCATTGTGGTGTTCTTGTTTTTGCAAGACTTCCGGTCGACCATCATCCCGGCCATTGCCGTGCCTGTCGCCATCATCGGTACTTTCTTTTTCCTGATGGCATTCGGTTTCACGATCAACGTGCTCACGCTGTTTGCATTGGTACTGGCCATCGGTATTGTGGTCGATGATGCGATTGTCGTCGTCGAAGCCGTGCATGCCAAGATGGACGGCTCCAATATGAGTGGAAAAGAGGCTACGCACAGCGCAATGGGCGAAATTACCGGTGCGGTGATTTCCATTACCCTGGTGATGTCGGCCGTATTTATTCCCATTGGCTTCATGACGGGTTCGTCGGGGATTTTTTATAAACAATTTGCCTACACGCTCGCGATCGCCATTATCATCTCGGCCGTCAATGCATTGACGCTCACGCCCGCACTTTGTGCATTGCTTTTGAAGAACAACCATGCAGAAGGCCACGGAGATAAGCAGCACAATGCAGGTTTTGGAAAAAGGTTTTTTACTGCCTTCAACGCAGGTTTCGACAACCTGACCGGGCGCTATATCCGCGGGCTTAACTTTCTGATCAACAGAAAATGGCTCGGAGCCGGGCTTGTAGTAACCATCACAGCGATTGCGGGATGGCTGATGCTCAGCACGCCGAAAAGCTTCGTTCCAATGGAGGATGACGGTTTCATCATTTACAGTTTGAGCATGCCTCCGGGAACGGCCCTCGACCGGACCACGGAAGCGGCATTGAAAATTGAAAAGATATTGTCGCAAACGGAGGCCGTCGAGACCAGCTCGAACATTACCGGTTTCAATATTCTGTCCAACAGCGCCAGCCCTGCTTACGGATTGGGTTTTATCAAACTCAAAAAGAAGGAAGACCGCGGCGCGGTGAAAGACATCGACCAGATCATGGCCAACCTGACGGCAGCGTTTTCCGGCATTAAGGAAGGGACCGTCATGGCATTCAGAAGCCCTCCCGTGGAAGGTTACGGGGTAACCGGCGGCGCTGAGATTGTATTGCAGGACAAAACCGGCAAGGACGCCAATGCATTGAAAGAGATGTCTGACAAAGTGATCGGGCAGATTATGCAGCAGCCCGGCGTGCAGTATGCCTACACCACCTTCCGGACCGACTATCCGCAGCTGGAAATGGAAGTGGACCAGGATAAAGCCAAGCAAATGGGCGTAAGCGTGAGCGGGATGATGAACACGATCCAGACCTATTTTGCCGGTGACCAAACCCAGAACTTCACCCGGTTCGGCAAGTTTTACCGCGTGAGCGTGAAAGCGGATGGCGTGTACCGGATGGATGAAAAAGCATTGAACGAAATCTTTGTCCGCAACGATCAAAACCAGATGGTGCCGGTTAATGCATTGGTGAAGCTCCACAAAGTGTACGGACCGGAATCGGTAAACCGGCACAACCTGTTCAATGCGCTGACGATCAGCGTGGTGCCGTTGCCGGGATCGAGTAGCGGGGATATTATGGACAACCTTGAAAAGAATGTCCTGGACAAACTGCCTTCCGACTACGGTTACGAATGGACCGGGCTTAGCCTGGAAGAAAAGTCGGCGGGTAACCAAACGGTGTTCATCCTGGCCCTTTGTATGCTGTTTGTGTACTTCCTGCTGGCCGCGCAGTACGAAAGCTACCTGCTGCCTCTGGCGGTCCTGCTTTCGATCCCGACGGGTATCGTAGGGTCTTTTGCGGCGACTAAGTTCATCGGGCTGGATAACAATATTTATGTGCAGGTGGGTTTGATCATGCTGGTGGGCCTTCTCGCAAAAAATGCCATCCTGATCGTCGAATTTGCCGTTCAGCGGCGGGCCGGCGGGCTCTCGATCGTCGAGTCGGCCATCGAGGGGGCAAGGTCCCGCTTACGCCCGATCATTATGACCTCCCTGGCATTTATCGTCGGAATGATCCCTTTGATGATCGCCACGGGCGGGTCGGCCATGGGTAACCGCTCCATCAGCACGGGTGCTGCCATGGGAATGCTCAGCGGGGTAGTGCTGGGTGTGTTTGTGATCCCGCTGCTATACATCCTGTTCCAATTCCTGCAAGAAAAGATTTCAGGGAAAAAGCCGGCGGCTGCGCTGCCTGTAAACGACTAA
- a CDS encoding efflux transporter outer membrane subunit, whose product MNKNIIAAMVLATTLASCTVGKRYERPNLEPPAAFRAAMPVTSDTVQLPWRTFFREPQLVGLIEKALERNNDIAIALKNIEQMDLAVKQARLALLPTLNFSAGASRSWLSKNSLNGSLSEQFVGTTYMDDYNASLQLSWEVDVWGKAKMQKEAAIANYFAQKENVSALKTRIISQVAQSYYNLISLDQQLKIANQNIVLSDSTLDMMRLQFNAGQITSLAVDQAEAQKKTAELLIPLALQNIAVQENALSILCGSYPDAIQRAGDLSNAMPEETFAASVPAQLLSRRPDVKAAELAVVSLNAQTGLAKAAMYPALSISPQVAANSFNFNKWFDLPGSLTKTLAANLTQPIFQKRALKTAYETAVVEQEKAVIQYKQTLMSAVGEVSDAMAKSSGASQRLELVQQKTAMLNKATEDAQKLYKSGMANYLEVITAQNSRLQNDLEAINIQLEKLNAVTDLYRALGGGVE is encoded by the coding sequence ATGAATAAAAATATCATTGCAGCCATGGTGCTGGCGACCACGCTGGCATCCTGCACGGTCGGCAAGCGTTATGAGCGCCCCAACCTGGAACCGCCTGCCGCGTTCCGCGCCGCCATGCCGGTAACGTCAGATACCGTACAGCTTCCCTGGCGCACCTTTTTCCGCGAACCACAACTGGTGGGCCTCATTGAAAAAGCGCTTGAAAGGAATAATGACATTGCCATCGCCCTCAAAAACATCGAACAGATGGACCTGGCGGTGAAGCAAGCCAGACTGGCGCTTTTGCCGACGCTGAATTTTTCAGCGGGCGCAAGCAGGTCATGGTTGTCGAAAAACTCCTTAAATGGCTCGTTGAGTGAGCAGTTTGTGGGGACAACTTACATGGACGACTACAATGCATCATTGCAGCTTTCGTGGGAAGTAGACGTTTGGGGCAAAGCAAAAATGCAGAAGGAAGCCGCTATTGCTAATTATTTTGCGCAAAAGGAAAATGTATCTGCGCTTAAAACCCGCATTATCAGCCAGGTAGCCCAGTCTTATTACAACCTGATCAGCCTGGACCAGCAGCTCAAAATCGCCAACCAGAACATTGTCCTCAGTGACAGTACGCTGGATATGATGCGGCTGCAATTCAATGCCGGGCAAATCACCTCGCTGGCCGTAGACCAGGCCGAAGCCCAGAAGAAAACCGCCGAGCTGCTTATCCCGCTTGCCTTGCAGAACATCGCCGTGCAGGAAAACGCATTGAGCATCCTTTGCGGCAGCTATCCGGACGCCATTCAGCGTGCCGGTGACCTGTCGAATGCCATGCCCGAGGAGACTTTTGCGGCATCAGTCCCTGCCCAGCTGCTCAGCCGCAGGCCCGACGTGAAAGCGGCCGAGCTGGCGGTAGTCAGCCTGAATGCCCAAACGGGGCTTGCGAAAGCGGCCATGTACCCGGCCCTGAGCATTTCACCGCAGGTTGCGGCCAACTCTTTCAATTTCAATAAATGGTTTGACCTGCCCGGCTCACTGACCAAAACGCTGGCCGCCAACCTGACGCAGCCCATCTTCCAGAAGCGCGCCTTGAAAACGGCCTATGAAACGGCTGTTGTGGAGCAGGAAAAAGCGGTGATCCAATATAAACAAACGTTAATGAGCGCGGTAGGCGAGGTGTCGGACGCCATGGCCAAGTCAAGCGGCGCTTCACAGAGACTCGAACTGGTGCAGCAAAAAACAGCGATGCTCAATAAGGCCACAGAAGATGCCCAAAAACTGTATAAGAGTGGAATGGCCAACTATCTGGAAGTAATCACGGCCCAAAACAGCAGGCTGCAAAATGACCTGGAAGCGATCAATATCCAACTTGAAAAACTCAACGCGGTTACGGATCTGTACAGGGCGCTGGGGGGAGGCGTAGAGTAG
- a CDS encoding RagB/SusD family nutrient uptake outer membrane protein — protein sequence MKKIIIAGLLAASLSISGCEKNFDPVLTGTLSPANFPKTEADFKLYILQAYKPFGSKWGYNDVAYQNMFFSPEYGHLAMFDLPSDQMNIFTEWGGFWEFFSKGDFTFLRTQGKQSHFEKVRYLTRMTQVISDIEKSEIADDAKNKFIAEARMGRAWTMYYLLHMYGPVPVILDASKINTDAESDLTRPSRDSFVATIAADLRFAAEHLELSPSEYGRFNKGLALGTLTRLFLNEKNWAEAEKAARATIALGKYSLVPDYAGLFREATEVNNETIWAVSCDPVSTGEAGGNFNALAMYCLPGDYKSNKVNGGWASPSGVFCPTWAFYDSFDPADKRRELMLPAYTDKSGKARNRANMRGPILKKYPDESTPGADIQGNDIPVLRYADVLLMLAEAINQQAGPTTEAIALVNEVRTKHGGIAALPATATANKTAFNDAILRERGWEFYFEGIRKIDLVRHGKWASSLEAAGKVTRGPSELFPVPQYVINVGEGTIEQTTGY from the coding sequence ATGAAAAAAATAATCATTGCCGGCTTGCTGGCGGCGAGCCTGTCGATCAGCGGCTGCGAGAAAAACTTTGACCCGGTACTAACCGGCACGCTTTCCCCGGCTAACTTTCCGAAAACGGAGGCCGACTTTAAACTTTACATTTTGCAGGCATACAAACCCTTCGGTTCCAAATGGGGATACAATGATGTTGCATATCAAAATATGTTTTTCAGCCCGGAATACGGACATCTGGCCATGTTTGATTTGCCTTCCGACCAGATGAACATTTTTACTGAATGGGGCGGCTTCTGGGAGTTTTTCAGCAAAGGCGACTTTACATTCCTGCGAACGCAGGGCAAACAAAGCCACTTCGAAAAAGTGCGCTACCTTACCCGCATGACGCAGGTGATTTCGGACATCGAAAAATCGGAGATTGCCGACGATGCCAAAAACAAATTCATCGCCGAAGCCCGGATGGGGCGCGCCTGGACCATGTATTACCTGCTGCACATGTACGGCCCTGTTCCGGTGATCCTGGACGCATCGAAAATCAATACGGATGCCGAAAGTGACCTGACCCGCCCTTCCCGGGATTCTTTTGTGGCTACAATAGCCGCTGATTTGCGTTTTGCAGCCGAACACCTGGAACTCAGCCCATCGGAATACGGGCGTTTTAATAAAGGTTTGGCATTAGGGACATTAACCCGGCTTTTCCTCAATGAAAAGAATTGGGCAGAGGCCGAAAAGGCGGCACGGGCGACGATCGCATTGGGTAAATATAGTCTGGTGCCAGACTATGCCGGGCTTTTTCGCGAAGCGACAGAAGTGAACAATGAAACGATCTGGGCGGTAAGCTGCGATCCTGTGTCGACGGGCGAAGCAGGCGGAAACTTCAATGCGCTGGCAATGTATTGCCTGCCGGGCGATTACAAAAGCAACAAGGTCAATGGCGGCTGGGCCAGTCCAAGCGGTGTATTCTGTCCAACCTGGGCATTTTATGACTCCTTTGACCCGGCGGATAAACGGCGTGAGCTGATGCTGCCGGCTTACACCGACAAATCCGGAAAAGCCAGGAACCGCGCCAACATGCGCGGCCCGATTTTGAAAAAATACCCCGACGAATCCACCCCTGGCGCTGATATTCAGGGCAATGACATTCCGGTACTGCGCTACGCCGATGTCCTGCTGATGCTTGCCGAAGCCATCAACCAGCAAGCCGGCCCTACTACCGAAGCAATCGCATTGGTGAATGAAGTAAGAACCAAACACGGTGGCATCGCCGCATTACCCGCCACAGCCACCGCTAACAAAACTGCTTTCAACGATGCGATCTTACGCGAGCGCGGCTGGGAATTTTACTTTGAAGGCATCCGTAAAATCGACTTAGTACGTCACGGCAAATGGGCATCCTCCCTCGAAGCCGCCGGAAAAGTCACCCGAGGCCCATCCGAACTATTTCCTGTTCCGCAATATGTGATTAATGTGGGCGAAGGGACGATTGAGCAGACGACGGGGTATTGA